The Thiorhodovibrio litoralis genome includes a window with the following:
- a CDS encoding ParA family protein, whose protein sequence is MPRIIAVSNRKGGTGKTTVAVNLAAELAALGRRVLLVDLDSQGHCAAGLGLKLDRDAPTAHSIFLDPLAKLSAAVYPSAFANLSLCPADQRFEHGSGVGGQGRLAEALAHQDIASAFDLVILDTPPSLDHLLFNALTAAHWVLVPYVPHHLSLEGVRQLMRVLFKIISGGANPQLKILGFVPTMSAAHIRQHRLVTGEVARQFGAPRVLAGIRSDIRLAEAFSVGKPVRSYAPKCRGAQDFANLAATLVPLLDGVDADSKNV, encoded by the coding sequence ATGCCCCGGATCATTGCCGTCTCCAACCGCAAGGGTGGCACCGGCAAGACCACGGTGGCAGTCAATCTCGCTGCCGAACTGGCCGCGCTCGGGCGCCGGGTTCTTCTGGTTGATCTCGACTCACAGGGCCATTGTGCCGCCGGGCTGGGCCTGAAATTGGACCGGGATGCGCCCACGGCCCATAGCATCTTTCTCGACCCTCTGGCAAAACTCTCGGCTGCCGTCTACCCGAGCGCCTTTGCGAATCTCTCCCTATGTCCGGCCGACCAACGATTCGAGCATGGTAGCGGTGTGGGGGGGCAAGGGCGGTTAGCTGAAGCGCTCGCGCACCAAGACATCGCCTCGGCTTTCGATTTGGTGATTCTCGACACGCCCCCTTCTTTGGACCATCTGTTGTTCAACGCACTGACGGCGGCGCATTGGGTGCTGGTGCCCTATGTTCCGCACCATCTCTCCCTGGAAGGGGTGCGGCAACTGATGCGGGTGCTTTTCAAGATCATCTCGGGCGGCGCCAATCCGCAACTGAAAATCCTCGGCTTTGTGCCGACCATGTCGGCGGCGCACATCCGCCAGCATCGTCTGGTGACCGGCGAGGTCGCGCGTCAATTCGGCGCGCCGAGGGTTCTGGCCGGCATTCGCTCCGACATTCGTTTGGCTGAAGCCTTCAGTGTTGGCAAGCCGGTTCGTAGCTATGCGCCAAAGTGTCGTGGCGCTCAGGATTTCGCCAATCTGGCAGCAACCCTCGTGCCACTCTTGGATGGCGTGGACGCTGACTCTAAGAATGTATAG